Proteins found in one Rhodovulum sp. MB263 genomic segment:
- a CDS encoding glycosyltransferase, translating into MRSELILSTYNNPRSLALCLESVACQRVAPGSICVADDGSGPETKAVIDAFAARHPELTLRHLWHEDRGFEKGAILNKAIASSTADIIVFIDGDVLIHPDFVGRHLALTRPGRFATGSLIRLDAEATAAVTPGLVQDGTVFDRRWLSEHRAIRKLSTWLKTRPFPVPVMAVLDRLSPVTRALCGANASVWRADLLRINGYDETIKYGGQDKHLGVRLNNAGVTGVHLRYSAPLIHLDHPRGYADPEKMRRHKALIRAARKSDVFWTPDGIVKGEAVAEGRGGKA; encoded by the coding sequence ATGCGATCCGAACTGATCCTTTCGACCTACAACAATCCGCGGTCGCTGGCGCTCTGCCTCGAGTCTGTGGCCTGCCAGCGGGTCGCGCCCGGCAGCATCTGCGTCGCCGATGACGGCTCGGGCCCCGAGACGAAGGCGGTGATCGACGCCTTCGCCGCGCGCCATCCCGAGCTGACCCTCCGCCATCTCTGGCACGAGGATCGCGGCTTCGAGAAGGGCGCGATCCTGAACAAGGCCATTGCCAGCTCAACGGCCGATATCATCGTCTTCATCGACGGCGATGTGCTGATCCATCCAGATTTCGTCGGGCGGCATCTGGCGCTGACCCGGCCGGGTCGCTTCGCGACCGGCAGCCTGATCCGACTTGATGCCGAGGCCACCGCCGCCGTCACCCCCGGGCTGGTGCAGGACGGCACTGTCTTCGATCGCCGCTGGCTGTCGGAACATCGCGCGATCCGCAAGCTGTCGACCTGGCTCAAGACCCGGCCGTTTCCGGTGCCGGTCATGGCCGTGCTCGACCGGCTCTCGCCGGTGACGCGGGCGCTTTGCGGCGCCAATGCCTCGGTCTGGCGGGCGGATCTGCTCAGGATCAACGGCTATGACGAGACCATCAAATATGGCGGGCAGGACAAGCATCTGGGTGTGCGGCTGAACAATGCCGGGGTGACGGGCGTGCATCTGCGCTATTCCGCGCCGCTGATCCATCTCGACCATCCGCGCGGCTATGCCGACCCCGAGAAGATGCGCCGCCACAAGGCGCTGATCCGTGCCGCGCGCAAGAGCGACGTTTTCTGGACCCCGGATGGCATCGTCAAGGGCGAGGCCGTTGCGGAAGGCCGCGGCGGGAAGGCCTGA
- a CDS encoding peroxiredoxin, with protein MSLRINDTAPNFTAETTDGPISFHDWIGDSYAVLFSHPKDFTPVCTTEFAAAARLTGEFARRNAKIIGLSVDPVEEHAKWKADIETHAGCDASFPIIADEGLKVAKLYDMLPAEAYLPDGRTPNDSATVRTTFIINPDKKIELMLIYPMTVGRNFDEILRVLDAIQANKTGPFATPANWRPGEDVIVGLSVSTEEARAKFGEVEEIFPYLRKVKHAG; from the coding sequence GTGTCCTTGCGCATCAACGACACCGCCCCGAATTTCACCGCCGAGACGACCGACGGTCCGATCAGCTTCCATGACTGGATCGGCGACAGCTATGCCGTCCTGTTCTCGCATCCGAAGGATTTCACCCCGGTCTGCACCACCGAATTCGCCGCCGCCGCCCGGCTCACGGGCGAGTTCGCCAGGCGCAATGCCAAAATCATCGGCCTGTCGGTCGACCCGGTCGAAGAGCATGCGAAATGGAAGGCCGATATCGAGACCCATGCCGGTTGCGACGCCTCCTTCCCGATCATCGCCGATGAGGGGCTGAAGGTCGCCAAGCTTTACGACATGCTGCCGGCCGAGGCCTATCTGCCCGACGGCCGCACGCCGAACGATTCCGCCACGGTGCGGACCACCTTCATCATCAATCCCGACAAGAAGATCGAGCTGATGCTGATCTATCCGATGACCGTGGGGCGCAATTTCGACGAGATCCTGCGGGTTCTCGACGCCATCCAGGCCAACAAGACCGGCCCCTTCGCCACGCCCGCCAACTGGCGCCCCGGCGAGGACGTGATCGTTGGCCTCTCGGTCTCGACCGAGGAGGCGCGCGCGAAGTTCGGCGAGGTCGAGGAGATCTTCCCCTATCTGCGCAAGGTCAAGCACGCCGGCTGA
- the rpsO gene encoding 30S ribosomal protein S15: MSITAEEKTRLIKEFGSKDGDTGSPEVQIAILTSRITTLTEHFKTHKKDNHSRRGLLKLVAQRRKLLDYLKGKEEARYQDLIKRLGIRR; encoded by the coding sequence ATGTCGATCACTGCCGAAGAAAAAACCCGCCTGATCAAGGAATTCGGATCGAAGGACGGCGACACCGGTTCGCCCGAAGTCCAGATCGCGATCCTGACCAGCCGGATCACCACGCTGACCGAGCATTTCAAGACCCACAAGAAGGACAACCATTCCCGCCGTGGTCTGCTCAAGCTCGTCGCCCAGCGCCGGAAGCTTCTGGACTATCTCAAAGGCAAGGAAGAGGCCCGCTATCAGGACCTCATCAAGCGCCTGGGCATCCGCCGCTAA
- a CDS encoding GAF domain-containing protein: MRIDYDALSQTLAALTEGETDTVALMATMACELHHADDRFDWTGFYRNVGAEMLKIGPYQGGHGCLTIPFSRGVCGAAARSGEVQIVDDVLAFPGHIACASSTRSEIVLPVHDRTGALLGVLDIDSDRPAAFDATDADGLARLLAQTFARR; the protein is encoded by the coding sequence ATGCGTATCGATTATGATGCCCTGTCGCAAACGCTTGCGGCGCTGACCGAAGGCGAGACCGACACGGTGGCGCTCATGGCGACCATGGCCTGCGAGCTGCACCATGCCGATGACCGCTTCGACTGGACCGGTTTTTACCGCAATGTCGGTGCCGAAATGCTTAAGATCGGACCCTATCAGGGCGGACATGGCTGCCTGACAATCCCGTTCTCGCGGGGCGTCTGCGGCGCGGCAGCCCGCAGCGGCGAGGTTCAGATCGTCGACGATGTCCTGGCCTTTCCGGGCCATATCGCCTGCGCTTCGTCCACCCGCTCGGAGATCGTGCTGCCGGTCCATGACAGGACGGGCGCGCTTCTGGGCGTGCTCGATATCGACAGCGACCGACCGGCCGCCTTCGACGCGACCGATGCCGACGGTCTGGCCCGGCTCCTGGCCCAGACCTTCGCGCGGCGATGA
- the pnp gene encoding polyribonucleotide nucleotidyltransferase: MFNVTTKSMQWGEETLTLETGKVARQADGSVIATLGETTVMANVTFAKEQKEGQDFFPLTVHYQEKYYAAGKVPGGFFKREARPSEKETLTARLIDRPIRPLFVPGFKNEVLVMCTVLSHDLVNDPDIVAMIAASAALTISGVPFMGPIAGCRVGFVDGEYVLNPDVDDMQGLRNNPDQRLDLVVAGTRDAVMMVESEAYELTEAEMLGAVTFAHENIKPVCDLIVSLAEAAAKEPFDFTPPDYSALYDAVKAAGEDKMRAAYAITDKQARVAAVSAAKDEIKATLSEEQLADPNLGSAMKKLESTVLRSDVVKHGRRIDGRALTQVRPIECEVGLLPRTHGSALFTRGETQGLIVTTLGTGDDEQIIDALHGNFRSNFLLHYNFPPYSVGEVGRVGSPGRREIGHGKLAWRALQAVLPAPTDFPYTIRLVSEITESNGSSSMATVCGGSLSMMDAGVPLKAPVAGVAMGLVLEEDGEFAVLTDILGDEDHLGDMDFKVAGTEKGITSLQMDIKVAGITPAIMEKALAQAKDGRMHILGEMAKALTEAGDFSAYAPRIETMTIPTDKIREVIGSGGKVIREIVEVSGAKVDINDDGVIKIASANGDAIKKAYDMIYSIVAEPEEGKIYKGTVVKIVDFGAFVNFFGKRDGLVHVSQIENRRLNHPSDVLKEGQEVWVKLLGFDDRGKVRLSMKCIDQATGEEAPKEKEADE; the protein is encoded by the coding sequence ATGTTCAACGTGACGACCAAATCGATGCAGTGGGGGGAAGAGACCCTCACGCTGGAGACGGGCAAGGTTGCCCGTCAGGCCGACGGGTCCGTGATCGCCACCCTGGGCGAAACGACGGTCATGGCAAACGTGACCTTCGCCAAGGAACAGAAGGAAGGGCAGGATTTCTTCCCGCTCACCGTCCATTACCAGGAAAAATACTATGCTGCGGGCAAGGTGCCCGGCGGCTTCTTCAAGCGCGAGGCGCGGCCGTCCGAAAAAGAGACGCTGACCGCCCGCCTGATCGACCGTCCGATCCGTCCGCTGTTCGTGCCCGGCTTCAAGAACGAAGTTCTGGTGATGTGCACCGTGCTGTCCCACGATCTGGTCAATGACCCGGACATCGTGGCGATGATCGCCGCCTCCGCCGCGCTGACCATCTCGGGCGTGCCCTTCATGGGCCCGATCGCCGGCTGCCGCGTCGGCTTCGTCGACGGCGAATACGTGCTGAACCCCGATGTCGACGACATGCAGGGGCTGCGCAACAACCCCGATCAGCGCCTCGACCTGGTGGTCGCCGGGACCCGCGATGCGGTGATGATGGTCGAATCCGAAGCTTACGAGCTGACCGAGGCCGAGATGCTGGGCGCGGTGACCTTCGCCCATGAGAACATCAAGCCGGTCTGCGACCTGATCGTCAGCCTGGCCGAAGCGGCCGCGAAGGAACCCTTCGACTTCACCCCTCCGGACTATTCGGCGCTGTACGACGCCGTGAAGGCCGCCGGCGAAGACAAGATGCGCGCCGCCTATGCCATCACCGACAAGCAGGCCCGCGTCGCCGCGGTGTCTGCCGCCAAGGACGAGATCAAGGCCACGCTGAGCGAAGAGCAGCTGGCAGATCCGAATCTCGGCTCTGCGATGAAGAAGCTGGAATCGACCGTGCTGCGCTCGGACGTGGTCAAGCATGGCCGCCGGATCGACGGCCGCGCGCTGACCCAGGTGCGCCCGATCGAATGCGAAGTGGGCCTTCTGCCCCGGACGCATGGCTCGGCGCTGTTCACCCGCGGCGAGACCCAGGGCCTGATCGTGACCACGCTGGGCACCGGTGATGACGAACAGATCATCGACGCCCTGCACGGCAACTTCCGCTCGAACTTCCTGCTGCATTACAACTTCCCGCCCTATTCGGTCGGCGAAGTCGGCCGCGTGGGCAGCCCCGGTCGCCGCGAGATCGGCCATGGCAAGCTGGCCTGGCGCGCGCTGCAAGCGGTTCTGCCCGCGCCCACCGACTTCCCCTACACGATCCGCCTGGTCTCCGAGATCACCGAATCGAACGGGTCCTCCTCGATGGCCACCGTCTGCGGCGGCTCGCTGTCGATGATGGATGCGGGCGTTCCGCTGAAAGCCCCGGTGGCCGGTGTGGCCATGGGTCTGGTGCTGGAAGAGGATGGCGAATTCGCGGTCCTGACCGACATCCTCGGCGACGAGGACCATCTCGGCGACATGGACTTCAAGGTCGCGGGCACCGAGAAGGGCATCACCTCGCTGCAGATGGACATCAAGGTGGCGGGCATCACGCCTGCGATCATGGAGAAAGCCCTGGCCCAGGCCAAGGACGGCCGGATGCACATCCTCGGCGAGATGGCCAAGGCACTGACCGAAGCCGGCGATTTCTCGGCCTATGCGCCGCGGATCGAGACCATGACCATTCCCACCGACAAGATCCGCGAAGTGATCGGCTCGGGCGGCAAGGTCATCCGCGAGATCGTGGAAGTGTCTGGCGCCAAGGTCGACATCAACGACGATGGCGTGATCAAGATCGCCTCGGCCAATGGCGATGCGATCAAGAAGGCCTATGACATGATCTACTCGATCGTGGCCGAGCCGGAAGAAGGCAAGATCTACAAGGGCACCGTCGTCAAGATCGTCGATTTCGGCGCCTTCGTGAACTTCTTCGGCAAGCGCGATGGCCTCGTCCATGTCAGCCAGATCGAGAACCGCCGCCTGAACCATCCTTCCGACGTGCTGAAGGAAGGCCAGGAGGTCTGGGTCAAGCTTCTGGGCTTCGACGATCGCGGCAAGGTGCGTCTGTCGATGAAATGCATCGACCAGGCCACCGGCGAGGAAGCCCCCAAGGAAAAGGAAGCCGACGAATAA
- a CDS encoding RluA family pseudouridine synthase translates to MDSYAPPDTPLEILHHDHELLVVNKPPGLLSVPGKGPDLADCLLARLQAVFPETLLVHRLDRDTSGVMVFALTPHAQRHLGLQFEKRQTKKTYLARVWGRLEPKTGTVDLPLIVDWPNRPRQMVDPENGRPAITDWRVVRHEETATRVRLFPKTGRSHQLRVHMLALGHPILGDPFYAEGPAREAPRLMLHAEALRLRHPDGGAGMNFTSRAPF, encoded by the coding sequence ATGGACAGCTATGCGCCCCCCGACACGCCGCTCGAGATCCTGCATCACGACCACGAGCTTCTGGTGGTGAACAAACCCCCGGGCCTGCTTTCCGTGCCGGGCAAGGGGCCCGATCTGGCCGATTGCCTGCTGGCGCGCCTGCAGGCGGTCTTTCCCGAGACGCTGCTCGTGCACCGGCTCGACCGCGATACGTCGGGCGTCATGGTCTTTGCGCTGACCCCCCATGCCCAGCGCCATCTGGGCCTGCAATTCGAAAAGCGGCAGACGAAGAAGACCTATCTCGCCCGGGTCTGGGGACGGCTCGAGCCCAAGACCGGCACCGTCGATCTGCCGCTGATCGTCGACTGGCCGAACCGGCCGCGGCAGATGGTCGACCCCGAGAACGGCCGCCCGGCCATCACCGACTGGCGCGTCGTCCGCCATGAAGAGACCGCGACCCGGGTTCGACTGTTTCCGAAAACCGGGCGCAGCCATCAGCTTCGGGTGCATATGCTGGCATTGGGCCATCCGATCCTCGGCGATCCCTTCTATGCCGAAGGCCCGGCGCGCGAGGCGCCCAGGCTGATGCTGCATGCCGAGGCGCTGCGGCTGCGTCATCCCGATGGCGGCGCAGGCATGAATTTCACCTCCCGGGCGCCGTTCTGA
- a CDS encoding LysE family translocator has translation MSLGAWAVFALFWALFVTTPGPNAVNCITNGMTHGLPRALWGVAAILTQAALFLTLSAAGITALIASSPTVFGWAKLVGAAVLIWLGLRGWRNAAIAVAPRPASGASIYGRAFLIATVNAKSVAGYLAAFSQFVEPGVPIARQMTAIVPTALTLTALSYSTYTALGAWLGRLALGAVMNTRLRQVLAACFILYGLLLGASAL, from the coding sequence ATGAGCCTCGGGGCCTGGGCCGTCTTCGCACTGTTCTGGGCGCTCTTCGTCACCACGCCGGGCCCGAACGCGGTCAACTGCATCACCAATGGCATGACCCACGGGCTGCCGCGCGCGCTTTGGGGCGTGGCGGCGATCCTGACCCAGGCGGCGCTGTTCCTGACCCTGTCGGCGGCGGGCATCACCGCGCTGATCGCATCCAGCCCCACGGTCTTTGGCTGGGCCAAGCTTGTCGGCGCGGCCGTGCTGATCTGGCTCGGGCTGCGGGGCTGGCGCAATGCCGCCATCGCGGTTGCCCCGCGCCCCGCCTCGGGCGCCTCGATCTATGGCCGCGCCTTCCTGATCGCGACGGTAAATGCCAAAAGCGTCGCGGGCTACCTCGCCGCCTTCTCGCAATTCGTCGAACCGGGCGTGCCGATCGCCCGGCAGATGACCGCCATCGTGCCGACCGCACTGACGCTGACGGCGCTGTCCTACAGCACCTATACCGCGCTCGGCGCCTGGCTCGGCAGGCTCGCGCTCGGGGCGGTGATGAATACCCGGCTCCGGCAGGTGCTGGCGGCCTGCTTCATCCTGTACGGGCTCCTTCTTGGCGCATCGGCGCTTTGA